In the Deinococcus ficus genome, one interval contains:
- a CDS encoding PAS domain-containing protein, producing the protein MTFPGSGPAGAPPSTRTPGVLEMRGAYVVFALLAALDVLLLLRASRHWQGDAGALSPDALLLASVLAALLLAVQGLLAWLFVRLRRVIRYYRLLKESYEEELLFSRQLMDGSGQGMAILDEHGRFTYTNRRVSDLLGLPEGDLLGHTLLEYTLPEDQAILRAQHEVRWQGEASRYVLRVRDASGTPRTLSVYGSPRWFRGRIVGTLLAVSTHAVPDA; encoded by the coding sequence ATGACTTTCCCCGGCAGCGGGCCCGCCGGGGCGCCTCCCTCCACCCGGACGCCCGGCGTGCTCGAAATGCGCGGGGCGTACGTGGTGTTCGCCCTGCTGGCCGCGCTGGACGTTCTTTTGCTGCTGCGCGCCTCGCGGCACTGGCAGGGCGACGCGGGCGCGCTCTCCCCGGACGCGCTGCTGCTGGCGTCCGTGCTGGCCGCCCTGCTGCTGGCGGTGCAGGGCCTGCTGGCGTGGCTGTTCGTCCGCCTGCGGCGCGTGATCCGGTACTACCGCCTGCTCAAGGAATCCTACGAGGAGGAACTGCTGTTCTCGCGTCAGCTGATGGACGGCAGCGGGCAGGGTATGGCCATCCTGGACGAGCACGGCCGCTTCACGTACACCAACCGCCGGGTCTCGGACCTGCTGGGCCTCCCCGAAGGGGACCTGCTGGGCCACACCCTGCTGGAGTACACCCTGCCGGAGGACCAGGCGATCCTGCGCGCGCAGCACGAGGTCCGCTGGCAGGGCGAGGCCAGCCGGTACGTGCTGCGCGTCCGGGACGCCAGCGGCACGCCGCGCACCCTCAGCGTGTACGGCAGCCCCCGCTGGTTCCGGGGCCGGATCGTGGGCACGCTCCTGGCGGTCTCCACGCACGCCGTTCCCGACGCCTGA